A stretch of DNA from Candidatus Pseudomonas phytovorans:
AGTGCTGCAGCAGATTCTGCAGGCGGTCGGTGATTCACACGTAGACCTTGTGATTTCCGATATGGCCCCCAATATGAGTGGTACGCCTGAAGTGGACATGCCGCGTGCCATGTTCCTCTGTGAGTTGGCGCTGGATCTGGCGACCCGTGTGCTCAAGCCGGGTGGCAATTTCCTGATCAAGATCTTCCAGGGTGAAGGTTTCGACCAGTACCTGAAGGATGTGCGCAGCAAGTTCGACAAGGTGCAGATGCGCAAGCCGACCTCCTCGCGGGATCGCTCCCGGGAGCAGTACCTGTTGGGCAAGGGTTTCAAAGGCGGTTGAAAGGTGTGTTACGGGGTGGGCGATAGTTAATTCCAATCGGCTGCCCCGTCAGGATCGTCCGAACTTCGTGTAGTCTAGCTTTCACAAAGGGTTACAGACGGTGCCTGCGGCTGCGTAGGTAATGTAGTAAGTTAGGGCGATGAATATCATGCGAGGCACGGCTGCGTCGTGCGCCGGCCTCAGAGGGTAGCGAATTGAACGACATGGCAAAGAATCTGATCCTGTGGTTGATCATCGCAGCTGTCCTGGTGACAGTGATGAACAACTTCTCCAGCCCTAACGAGCCGCAGACCCTCAACTATTCCGACTTCATCCAGCAGGTCAAGGATGGCAAGGTCGAGCGTGTGACCGTCGACGGCTACATCATTACCGGCAAGCGCGCCGACGGCGACAACTTCAAGACCGTGCGCCCGGCCATTACCGACAATGGCCTGATCGGTGACCTGGTCGACAACCACGTCGTTGTCGAAGGCAAGCAGCCAGAGCAGCAGAGCATCTGGACCCAGTTGCTGGTAGCCAGCTTCCCGATCCTGGTAATCATCGCGGTGTTCATGTTCTTCATGCGCCAGATGCAAGGCGGCGCAGGTGGCAAGGGCGGGCCGATGAGCTTCGGCAAGAGCAAGGCGCGCCTGCTGTCCGAAGACCAGGTCAAGACCACACTGGCCGACGTTGCAGGTTGCGACGAAGCCAAGGAAGAAGTGGGCGAGCTGGTCGAGTTCCTGCGTGATCCGGGCAAGTTCCAGCGCCTGGGCGGCCGTATCCCTCGCGGCGTGCTGATGGTTGGTCCGCCCGGTACCGGTAAGACCCTGCTGGCCAAGGCCATTGCGGGCGAAGCGAAAGTACCGTTCTTCACCATTTCCGGTTCGGACTTCGTGGAAATGTTTGTCGGTGTCGGTGCCAGCCGTGTACGCGACATGTTCGAACAGGCCAAGAAGCACGCTCCGTGCATCATCTTCATCGACGAAATCGACGCCGTTGGTCGCCACCGTGGCGCCGGCATGGGTGGCGGTCACGACGAGCGTGAGCAAACCCTCAACCAGTTGCTGGTAGAGATGGACGGCTTCGAGATGAACGATGGCATCATCGTCATCGCAGCCACCAACCGCCCGGACGTACTCGACCCGGCGCTGCTGCGACCTGGCCGTTTCGACCGCCAGGTGGTGGTAGGCCTGCCGGACATCCGCGGCCGCGAACAGATCCTCAAGGTGCACATGCGCAAGGTGCCGGTTGGCGAAAACGTCAACCCGGCTGTCATTGCCCGTGGTACCCCAGGGTTCTCCGGTGCCGACCTGGCCAACCTGGTCAACGAGGCCTCGCTGTTTGCCGCGCGTTCCAACAAGCGCCTGGTCGAAATGAAAGAGTTCGAACTGGCCAAAGACAAGATCATGATGGGCGCCGAGCGCAAGAGCATGGTCATGTCCGAGAAAGAAAAGCGCAACACTGCCTACCACGAGGCAGGTCATGCCATCGTTGGTCGCCTGGTGCCTGAGCACGACCCGGTCTACAAGGTTTCGATCATTCCGCGCGGTCGCGCCTTGGGCGTGACCATGTTCCTGCCGGAAGAAGACCGCTACAGCCTGTCCAAGCGTGCGCTGATCAGCCAGATCTGCTCGCTGTACGGTGGCCGTATCGCCGAAGAAATGACCCTGGGCTTCGATGGTGTCACCACGGGCGCTTCCAACGACATCATGCGGGCCAGCCAGATCGCTCGCAACATGGTGACCAAGTGGGGCTTGTCGGAAAAACTCGGCCCGCTGATGTATGCAGAAGAAGAGGGTGAGGTATTCCTCGGCCGTAGCGCGGGCAGCCAGCACGCCAGTGTGTCCGGCGAGACTGCCAAGCTGATCGATTCTGAAGTACGCAGCATCATCGACCAGTGCTACGCCACGGCCAAGCAGCTGCTGATCGAAAATCGCGACAAGCTTGAATCGATGACCGAAGCGCTGATGAAGTATGAGACCATTGATGCCGATCAGATCGATGACATCATGGCTGGCCGTACGCCACGTGAACCACGCGATTGGGACAACGACAAAGATTCGGGCACCCCTGCTGCCCAGGATGATCGCCCTGAATCGCCAATTGGCGGCCCGGCAGCTCAACACTAAGGGCGTCTATGAGCTCAGTGCAGTACCCGACCCGGTTGCCTTGCGGCAACCGGGTTCTTGATTTGTCGCGTACCCATGTCATGGGTATTCTCAATATCACCCCCGACTCCTTCTCCGATGGCGGGCGCTTCAGTCAGCGCGACGAAGCCCTGCGCCACGCCGAAGCGATGGTAGCCGCCGGCGCCACGCTGATCGATATCGGCGGTGAGTCCACGCGCCCAGGTGCGCGGGCGGTATCGGTGACCGAGGAGCTGGAGCGTGTGGCGCCCATGGTCGAGGCAATCAACAGTCGCCTCGATGTGGTCATTTCGGTCGATACCTCAACGCCTGCCGTCATGCGTGAATCGGCTCGCCTCGGTGCCGGGCTGATCAACGACGTACGGGCTCTTGAGCGCGATGGCGCCCTGGACGCCGCTGCGGATACCGGGCTGCCGGTGTGCCTCATGCACATGCGCGGCGAGCCGGGTAACATGCAGGACGACCCGCATTACGATGATGTGACCGCCGACGTTACGCGTTATCTTGAACAGCGGATGGCCGCCT
This window harbors:
- the ftsH gene encoding ATP-dependent zinc metalloprotease FtsH, whose protein sequence is MAKNLILWLIIAAVLVTVMNNFSSPNEPQTLNYSDFIQQVKDGKVERVTVDGYIITGKRADGDNFKTVRPAITDNGLIGDLVDNHVVVEGKQPEQQSIWTQLLVASFPILVIIAVFMFFMRQMQGGAGGKGGPMSFGKSKARLLSEDQVKTTLADVAGCDEAKEEVGELVEFLRDPGKFQRLGGRIPRGVLMVGPPGTGKTLLAKAIAGEAKVPFFTISGSDFVEMFVGVGASRVRDMFEQAKKHAPCIIFIDEIDAVGRHRGAGMGGGHDEREQTLNQLLVEMDGFEMNDGIIVIAATNRPDVLDPALLRPGRFDRQVVVGLPDIRGREQILKVHMRKVPVGENVNPAVIARGTPGFSGADLANLVNEASLFAARSNKRLVEMKEFELAKDKIMMGAERKSMVMSEKEKRNTAYHEAGHAIVGRLVPEHDPVYKVSIIPRGRALGVTMFLPEEDRYSLSKRALISQICSLYGGRIAEEMTLGFDGVTTGASNDIMRASQIARNMVTKWGLSEKLGPLMYAEEEGEVFLGRSAGSQHASVSGETAKLIDSEVRSIIDQCYATAKQLLIENRDKLESMTEALMKYETIDADQIDDIMAGRTPREPRDWDNDKDSGTPAAQDDRPESPIGGPAAQH
- the folP gene encoding dihydropteroate synthase, with protein sequence MSSVQYPTRLPCGNRVLDLSRTHVMGILNITPDSFSDGGRFSQRDEALRHAEAMVAAGATLIDIGGESTRPGARAVSVTEELERVAPMVEAINSRLDVVISVDTSTPAVMRESARLGAGLINDVRALERDGALDAAADTGLPVCLMHMRGEPGNMQDDPHYDDVTADVTRYLEQRMAACAAAGIDANRIILDPGFGFAKTLAHNLSLFKHMEALYRLGRPLLVGVSRKSMIGLTLERPVGERLYGSLALAALAMTKGASILRVHDVAETADVVRMIAAVQNAE